Below is a genomic region from Leptospira venezuelensis.
AGAGCTGTATAGAATTTGGCAGGAACTTCCTGACCAATTTCCACCTCATCGTAAAGTGTTCTTGCCATTGGGCGGTCTTCGACTGTTGCGATATCGTTCGCTTTTGCCACCCGGATAATACGTAATGCGAAATCGTCCACACCCTTAGCGATCACAACAGGTGCCCTGTGTTTGCTCGGTTTATATTCTAATGCCACTGCAAAGTGGGTCGGGTTTGTAATTACAACATCTGCTTTAGGAACTTCTGCCAGCATCTTACTCTTTTTGATCTGATCTCTGGCCATTTGTCTTCTTCTTGCTTGTAAAGAAGGGTCCCCGTCTTGTTCCTTCATTTCTCTTTTAGATTCGGAAGGAGTCATTTTAAGTGCTTCTTCGTATTCATATTTTTGGAAGAAATAATCTCCGACGCTGATCGCGAGTAATAGTATCCCCACTACTATGAAAATTTTGAATGCAGTGAAAGTAATTAAAGCTACCGATTCTTCAAGGCCCATGTTTCCAAGCATTAGGATCTTGAAGAAGTCCTTCTCTATTACAAAATAGGAAACCCAAGCGATTACAGCCACTTTAACTAATGATTTTGCTAAACCGAATAACGTCTGACGATTCGGAAGTACCTTTTTGAAATTAGGGCGTATCCTTCCGAAATTGAATGCTAGAGCTCTAGGCGCGAATAAAAAGCCTGTTTGGACTACGTTCCCCACAATCGCAGCAACCACTGTAATTCCCATCAAAGGAAGAAGAAGTTGCGTAATATCCACAAGAGCATTATTCAAAAGTTCACTCATTGCTTCGGAGCTAATCACATTCGCAGAGCGTATTCCGAAGAAATATTTTCTCAAAAGATAATAGGATCTCATGAAAAAATATTCTCCCATGAGATACATTAGAACAATACCCGCTAATAGAACAATCGCCGATGCGACTTCAGGACTTTTAGGGACATTTCCTTTTTCTCTTTCTTCCCTTCTTCTTCTTTCGCTGGCAGGTTGTGTACGTCCCTCGTCTTCCGCTGCGAATAATTGAAGATCGATGCGAAAAGGAACAGTAGCTGGAATTGGCTGCGTCTGTTGAGTCCCTTGTTGGAATTCCAACAAGGCGGTCTTCATCCTATCTAGAATCTCCAACATGCGCAGATTCCCATCGTGCAGGAACTCCCACATTTTTTTAGAAAGGAATCCCATTAGTTTGGCCATCCTTTCAGCATTAAGTTCATCTTCTCGAAGGAAAGTTGGAATGCATTGTCCATCTGAGTGATCAAAAAAGGAACAATCAGAATCATAACTACAAGGCCAATCGCAATCTTGATCGGAAAGCTAAGCTGAAGAATATTCAACTGAGGAGCAGCTTTTCCCATCAAAGCTTCTGAAACAGTAACTAAGAATAAAACCCCAAGTATCGGAAGAGAAATTTTGAATGCGACTAGGAACATCGCACCAACTGCTTCTTCCATAGCCTTATAAAGACCGTCTTGGATCTCAGGAACAAGTTTCAAAACTTGCACCTTCTCGAATGAATATACCAAACTTTCGAATAAAAAACGATAAGCTCCCAGTGAGAGAAACAGAAGCATACCCAACATATTCTTAAGAGTACTGATTACTGGAAGACTGGTTTGAGAAATCGGATCCAAGATCTCGGCATAACCGAAACCAAGTTGAACGTTAAAAAATTCTCCGGCCATTTGGAAAGAGGAGAAAACCAAACTTACCAAAAATCCCATGAGAATCCCGATAAGCACCTCGGCCATCACAACTAAACCGTAGTCAGCCATATTGCCCGGGATTGGAGGAACGAAGGATGCACTTACAGGAAATAAAATTACAGCGATTAGAAAACCAAGAGTCATTCTTTGAGCAAAAGTGATAGAGGCAAAAGAAAACACAGGAGCCACAGACAGAAGCCCCACGATCCTTGCCAGGATCAAAAGAAACACTTGGAAATTTCCTATAAAGTATTCCATTTTTTTAATCTAAAACTTCTCTATCATCAGGAAAAGATCCCTGGTATAATCCGTCATCGTTTGGAGCATCCACCCAGCAAAGATCACGATCACTGCAAAAATAGATAATAACTTAGGAACAAAAGCGATCGTAGGCTCTTGGATAGAAGTTGTGGTTTGTAAAATACCAATAATCAATCCTACCACCATTGCAGTCAGCAGAATGGGGGCAGAAAGTTTAAGAGTCACAAATAGTGCATCTCTGATCAAAGTAATTGCGTCTACTTCCGTCATTTATAACTCCTTACGAGCTCGTAGACGATTAAATTCCAACCATCCACAAGAACGAATAAGATCAATTTAAACGGTAAGCTCACCATCACAGGAGGAAGCATATTTAAACCCATGGAAAGAAGCGCGGACGCAACCACAAGATCCACAACGATAAAAGGAATAAATATAATTATACCGATCCAGAATGCCTTCTTTATCTCCGAAAGCATAAACGCAGGAATAAGAACGTAATTCGGAACATCGTCGAAGGATTCTACATTCTCTACTTTTCCAATCTTTAAAAATAGAGCCACATCCTTGGCACCACTTGTCCCTATCTGTCTCATCATAAATTCTCTGAGTGGGACCATGGATTTATCAAAAAATTCGTTGGTATCTATTTTACCTTCCATGTACGGATTTAAACCCTTCTCGTACACAATATTCAAGGTAGGTGCCATAATGAAGAATGTCATAAATAGAGCAAGCCCCACCATTACCTGGTTAGGTGGAAGGTTTTGGATAGAAAGCGCTCTTCTTACAAAATCCAGAACAATCACTATCTTAGTAAAAGAAGTCAGGGACATCACGATGGCAGGAGCCAAAGAAAGGATCGTGACCAAGAACAAGATCATCAAAGAAAGACTTGTCTCTCTCGGACCTTTTGCTTCGTTTACATTAATATTCAGATTTGGAATTGGGATCCGAGGGGCATTTGCTTGTGCAAAAGTATCTTCAGGGATCGCAATCATCAAAACGGCAAATAGAAGAACTCCCGAAAGTATCTTCCACATAATCGATTTATGTCTCATACCTTCAGAAAACTTTTTCCCAGCCTTTGTAGCGAACCCCTCTCCCACTTTTCCCCCTAGTTCAAATCGAATAATCCGTTCTCCAGATTATTCCTTTCCTTCTTAATTTCGTCTAACTTCTCTTTGAGTTTTCTCTGTTTTTCTTTTCTCTCGCCAGGAGTTTGTCTGAGAGTTTGTTCTTCATCTTCCGATTTCCCGGTCAGACGAATATTCAAATCCTTTAATTGCTCCAAAGCGGTGACCAAAAAACCACCTTCCGGAGGTTTAAATTCGTCTCTCATTCTCCGGAGCTTTGCCTTAGTCTCCGTATCCGTAATTTCGGAAATTAAATTAATACCGTTATCCGCCACACCTAACACAAAAATTTGCCCTGTTACTTCTACAATCTGTAACTGTTTATTCGTGCCCAGGTTCAAACTTCCGAGAAGATTCATTTCTCCTCGAACAGGAAGAGAACCTTCTCTGGATTTAGCGAGAGTTCTTAAAACCCAATATGCGGCTCCACAAAGAATTCCTAATACAGAAACAATCCTAAATAATATCCCGGCAAGACTTGGCCCATCTGAAACAGGCTTATATCTTTCTTCCACAGGATTCGGTGCTGACTCAGTTGGGGCTTCCTTTTTCTCCTCTTGCTTAGGAGTAGATGGTGCCGAAGACTCAGGCGCTTTTTTATCAGCGGTGCCTAACTCTTTTTTGAGAACTTCGTCCATTTGTTCTCTTTCGGAACCTTGAGAATATAATCCTCCGGCAATACCCGATAAAATACAAAAGACTCCGAACGCCAAAGCGAGGGAGCCGAATCCTAAAAAAAACGAATGGATCGTTTGAAAAATTCGGCTCATCCGCCTCCCGACTCCGGCTTGATCCTATCGGCCGGACTTACGATATCCGTTACACGCACACCGAAGTTTTCGTCGATGACCACGACCTCTCCCTTCGCAATCAACTTACCGTTTACCAAAAGGTCCACTGGCTCACCAGCAAGCTTGTCCAACTCAATGATTGAACCTTCTCCCAAACCTAAGATATCTTTAATATACATCTTGGTTCTTCCGAGCTCCACAGTCACGGACATCTGAACGTCCATGAGAAGATTTAAATTCGGAGTACCTTGGGCTCCGCTTGCAGTAGCAAGATTCGGGAAAGAAACTCCCTTCATTCCTACTTGGGAAATTCCACCACCGCCCATTCCGCCTTGGTAGCCACCGCCACCATAATCGCCTCCCCCTCCTCCTCCGGACCTTTTGGAAAGAGAGAGAATATCATTCGCCATAGATAAAGAAAGAAGGAACTGAATTCTAAATGAAGGAAGGCCTTCGATCGCTAAATTGAAGAAGGTCCGCACAAGCGGGTCACCCTCCGGAAGCACTAATGCTGCAGGGGAAGTTACATGTCTAGTTTCCGCAGGAGAACCATTTACTCCACCACCAGTCTTAGCAGCGATCTGAGATTGAAGTGCCCCCATAATAGGAGTTAAACTATCTCTTAGAGTTTGGAGTTGGCCTTCGTCAAGACCACCCGAATCGAAACCACCCATCATCATGTTTGCAATACGAGCAGCATTATCAGCTCCCATAGCAAGCACGACTCTTCCATTCAGATTTCCTGAATAGGTAGAATATAATAAAAACGTGTTAGATTTAAGTTCTGCTTCTACATCCTTCCGAGACTTTGCTTCGGAAGTTGGGTTCATAAAGTTAGAAGTTTTGGAAAGAATAGCTGCTAAGGTATTTCCAGCAGTCATAAAACAATGAGAAAGAAAATCGGACAGAAGGTCCCTATCTACCGGAGAAAGACCGGCAGCTTCTTTGGACCCGCCTCCGGCAGCCATGCTGCTGCCTGGATCAAATGAATCGTTTGCGCCCGCTAATAAGGCGTCTATTTCTTCCTGGGAAAGGGATCCTTCACCCATTATAAGGCACTCTCTCTTAGTTTTGGATTAGGAGACATAATAAAAAGAAATTTGTCGACCCTTTTTTTTCTTGCTCAGAAAATCGGTGGGAAAAGGCCGGGGAACTACTAGATAAAACCCCCATTCAGGACTAAAAACAAGTATATTTTCCTAAAAAAGAAATCAGGTCTCTATATTCCTCATTAACCCTGTAATCTTCCTGCGCCTTGTTCGAATTTCCTTTTAGTAAACCTACCTAGAGCGACCCCCGAGGCCTAATTTTTACGTAAATTGGGCTTGACGAGCGATTGGAAGTCTCGTATTTTACCAATTGGTAAATTAACTAGATGGTTAAATACGAGACACAATCTGACCGATTAAGCAATACTTTCGCTGCCTTGGCGGACCCAACAAGGAGAGAGATCCTTCTGTATTTGGTCTCAGGAGAGGCGACAGTAAAGGAACTGGCAGAGCCTTTTAATATGAGCCTGCCTGGGATTTCTAAACACCTCAAGGTTTTAGAAAAGGCTGGGCTGATTGAAAGGGGAAGAGAGGCCCAATGGAGACCCTGTAAGATTCGGCCGGATGGATTAAAAGAAGCTTCCGGTTGGTTAGATCATTACCGCCATTTCTGGGAAGAAAGTTTGGATCGTCTCGATGCGTATTTACAACAACTCCAAGCTAAAGAAAAAGAGTCGGAAAAATAGACGATCTTTCGGGAATTTGTCCCGGTGCTATATTAGAATTATATAAAAAGGTACATTCAGAATGTCTGAAATTAAAACTGAAATCACTCCAAAAGCCACGAAAAAAGAGTGGATAGGCTTAGCGGTAATC
It encodes:
- a CDS encoding EscU/YscU/HrcU family type III secretion system export apparatus switch protein, encoding MLEILDRMKTALLEFQQGTQQTQPIPATVPFRIDLQLFAAEDEGRTQPASERRRREEREKGNVPKSPEVASAIVLLAGIVLMYLMGEYFFMRSYYLLRKYFFGIRSANVISSEAMSELLNNALVDITQLLLPLMGITVVAAIVGNVVQTGFLFAPRALAFNFGRIRPNFKKVLPNRQTLFGLAKSLVKVAVIAWVSYFVIEKDFFKILMLGNMGLEESVALITFTAFKIFIVVGILLLAISVGDYFFQKYEYEEALKMTPSESKREMKEQDGDPSLQARRRQMARDQIKKSKMLAEVPKADVVITNPTHFAVALEYKPSKHRAPVVIAKGVDDFALRIIRVAKANDIATVEDRPMARTLYDEVEIGQEVPAKFYTALSVIFTKLESFRKAFRNAS
- the fliR gene encoding flagellar biosynthetic protein FliR, with product MEYFIGNFQVFLLILARIVGLLSVAPVFSFASITFAQRMTLGFLIAVILFPVSASFVPPIPGNMADYGLVVMAEVLIGILMGFLVSLVFSSFQMAGEFFNVQLGFGYAEILDPISQTSLPVISTLKNMLGMLLFLSLGAYRFLFESLVYSFEKVQVLKLVPEIQDGLYKAMEEAVGAMFLVAFKISLPILGVLFLVTVSEALMGKAAPQLNILQLSFPIKIAIGLVVMILIVPFLITQMDNAFQLSFEKMNLMLKGWPN
- the fliQ gene encoding flagellar biosynthesis protein FliQ, with amino-acid sequence MTEVDAITLIRDALFVTLKLSAPILLTAMVVGLIIGILQTTTSIQEPTIAFVPKLLSIFAVIVIFAGWMLQTMTDYTRDLFLMIEKF
- the fliP gene encoding flagellar type III secretion system pore protein FliP (The bacterial flagellar biogenesis protein FliP forms a type III secretion system (T3SS)-type pore required for flagellar assembly.), which translates into the protein MRHKSIMWKILSGVLLFAVLMIAIPEDTFAQANAPRIPIPNLNINVNEAKGPRETSLSLMILFLVTILSLAPAIVMSLTSFTKIVIVLDFVRRALSIQNLPPNQVMVGLALFMTFFIMAPTLNIVYEKGLNPYMEGKIDTNEFFDKSMVPLREFMMRQIGTSGAKDVALFLKIGKVENVESFDDVPNYVLIPAFMLSEIKKAFWIGIIIFIPFIVVDLVVASALLSMGLNMLPPVMVSLPFKLILFVLVDGWNLIVYELVRSYK
- the fliO gene encoding flagellar biosynthetic protein FliO — encoded protein: MSRIFQTIHSFFLGFGSLALAFGVFCILSGIAGGLYSQGSEREQMDEVLKKELGTADKKAPESSAPSTPKQEEKKEAPTESAPNPVEERYKPVSDGPSLAGILFRIVSVLGILCGAAYWVLRTLAKSREGSLPVRGEMNLLGSLNLGTNKQLQIVEVTGQIFVLGVADNGINLISEITDTETKAKLRRMRDEFKPPEGGFLVTALEQLKDLNIRLTGKSEDEEQTLRQTPGERKEKQRKLKEKLDEIKKERNNLENGLFDLN
- the fliN gene encoding flagellar motor switch protein FliN translates to MGEGSLSQEEIDALLAGANDSFDPGSSMAAGGGSKEAAGLSPVDRDLLSDFLSHCFMTAGNTLAAILSKTSNFMNPTSEAKSRKDVEAELKSNTFLLYSTYSGNLNGRVVLAMGADNAARIANMMMGGFDSGGLDEGQLQTLRDSLTPIMGALQSQIAAKTGGGVNGSPAETRHVTSPAALVLPEGDPLVRTFFNLAIEGLPSFRIQFLLSLSMANDILSLSKRSGGGGGGDYGGGGYQGGMGGGGISQVGMKGVSFPNLATASGAQGTPNLNLLMDVQMSVTVELGRTKMYIKDILGLGEGSIIELDKLAGEPVDLLVNGKLIAKGEVVVIDENFGVRVTDIVSPADRIKPESGGG
- a CDS encoding ArsR/SmtB family transcription factor; translation: MVKYETQSDRLSNTFAALADPTRREILLYLVSGEATVKELAEPFNMSLPGISKHLKVLEKAGLIERGREAQWRPCKIRPDGLKEASGWLDHYRHFWEESLDRLDAYLQQLQAKEKESEK